A region from the Bacteroidota bacterium genome encodes:
- a CDS encoding DMT family transporter — MESPLKARVAPWLLLLTSAIWGMAFVAQRKGMEFHGPLTFNGLRFLLGALTLLPFVVLRKQNANTVSWWRNPVLLLHALMASVALFLGSAFQQVGIVYTTAGKAGFITSFYIVLVPFYGLLKGNTPGLRYWVGTAVVLAGLFLLTKEPELNLRMGDMLVLISAVFWAMHIIILGKISAFHNPITLAFWQFTFAGLFSLVPGLLLEPFATDQLLQSWWPLIYAGVFSAGIGFTLQVAAQQHVKPEYTGLILSLEALFAVLGGFLILNEKMDSAALAGCALMLAGLFLAQFQPKPGQ, encoded by the coding sequence ATGGAATCTCCGCTCAAAGCCCGCGTGGCACCATGGCTTTTGTTGCTCACCTCCGCCATCTGGGGCATGGCGTTTGTGGCGCAGCGCAAAGGCATGGAGTTTCATGGGCCACTCACTTTCAACGGCTTACGGTTTCTATTGGGCGCCCTAACCTTGCTGCCTTTTGTTGTTTTGCGAAAGCAAAATGCAAATACAGTTAGCTGGTGGCGCAACCCTGTTTTGCTACTTCATGCCCTCATGGCTTCGGTGGCGCTGTTCCTGGGCTCAGCATTTCAACAGGTTGGCATTGTGTACACTACAGCCGGGAAAGCAGGTTTTATCACTTCGTTCTACATCGTATTGGTTCCGTTTTATGGCTTACTCAAAGGCAACACCCCCGGCCTGAGGTATTGGGTGGGCACTGCAGTTGTTCTTGCAGGCTTGTTTTTACTGACAAAAGAACCTGAGCTCAACCTGAGAATGGGTGATATGCTCGTGCTGATCAGCGCAGTATTCTGGGCCATGCACATCATCATACTGGGCAAGATATCAGCCTTTCATAATCCCATCACACTGGCTTTCTGGCAGTTCACCTTTGCCGGTTTGTTCAGCCTTGTTCCAGGCCTGTTGCTGGAACCGTTTGCCACCGATCAGCTCCTGCAATCCTGGTGGCCGCTGATTTATGCAGGCGTATTTTCGGCAGGCATAGGCTTTACCCTGCAGGTGGCTGCACAACAACATGTAAAACCCGAATATACCGGCCTGATTCTGAGCCTTGAAGCCCTTTTCGCTGTATTGGGAGGTTTTCTGATACTCAACGAAAAGATGGATTCGGCAGCACTTGCAGGCTGTGCACTGATGCTTGCAGGGCTTTTTCTGGCGCAGTTTCAGCCAAAGCCCGGCCAGTAG
- a CDS encoding T9SS type A sorting domain-containing protein: protein MKKNFTLIFSLLMAIGTHAQVMLSENFSSGTFPPAGWTVSGQNTNWRISQTANAGGVAPEGRLNWSPQFNTLTRLISPAINLTGQTKVALRLKHKVDHYSSNFQIGVSTRANATATWNNVWTQTVTADIPAQERLIIIENSDVNSDAFQFSIFFSGNSYNIDDWWFDDFELFVPAQVDGGLASQNIPTYFFGEKTIQGTVINFGLDPITSYKVNWSLNDGEVFTTDVAGLNIATGQSHNFTAQQTLNPPAGDHVFKIWISHVNGQQPDGNPANDMITKNIGVATQSLQRRPLFEEFTSSTCAPCASFNNSIFNPFVNQNGQNIALIKYQMNWPGSGDPYYTAEGGVRRTYYAVNAVPMLFVEGKNVATSAAAVNTAYQAGMADPAFVKIEATHEIQGTFFNANVQITPYVNLNNATMHVVIVEKLTTGNVASNGETSFKHVMMKMWPNASGTTQNFAAGQTATFNISQNMAGTFVEEMNDLVAVVFLQDNSNKYVFQAAYTLDASQVAATVSFDPVAGSTGIPTNSQLHIHYNMPIAFIGGIPITNDNVAAIITLKQQNGPNFPFTATINDEKTTITVTPTGLLNSYTWYELSIEAVQNNYGVITPGASNNFETGMHVGIGEQFTTLAGIYPNPANDNITLRYYLSESSNVQIQILDLSGKLVQQIAHRTQAAGEHMQQINISQMPAGVYLVRMQTPTFVQTERLIVK, encoded by the coding sequence ATGAAAAAAAACTTTACGCTGATTTTTTCATTGCTGATGGCCATTGGGACTCATGCACAAGTGATGCTCTCCGAGAACTTCAGCAGCGGTACTTTCCCGCCAGCAGGCTGGACTGTATCCGGCCAGAACACCAACTGGCGCATCTCGCAGACGGCCAATGCCGGAGGCGTTGCACCGGAGGGACGATTGAACTGGAGTCCGCAGTTTAATACCCTGACGAGGCTGATCTCTCCCGCAATTAATTTGACGGGCCAAACCAAGGTTGCGCTGCGTTTAAAGCACAAGGTGGATCACTATTCGTCCAATTTCCAGATTGGCGTGAGCACCAGAGCCAACGCCACCGCCACATGGAATAACGTTTGGACACAAACCGTTACTGCAGATATCCCCGCCCAGGAAAGGCTGATTATCATTGAAAACAGCGATGTGAACAGTGATGCCTTTCAGTTCTCAATTTTCTTCTCGGGCAACAGCTACAATATCGACGACTGGTGGTTCGACGATTTCGAACTCTTTGTTCCCGCACAGGTGGATGGCGGTCTGGCCTCACAGAATATACCCACATATTTCTTTGGAGAGAAGACCATACAGGGCACGGTAATCAACTTTGGCCTTGATCCCATTACCAGCTATAAGGTGAACTGGTCGCTCAACGATGGAGAAGTATTCACCACCGATGTCGCAGGCCTGAACATCGCTACCGGACAATCGCACAACTTCACTGCACAACAGACACTCAATCCGCCTGCGGGCGACCATGTGTTTAAAATCTGGATCTCGCATGTAAACGGACAACAACCCGATGGCAATCCCGCCAACGACATGATCACCAAAAACATCGGTGTTGCCACCCAAAGCCTGCAAAGGCGTCCGCTTTTCGAAGAGTTTACAAGTTCAACCTGTGCCCCTTGTGCTTCATTCAACAACAGCATTTTCAATCCCTTTGTGAATCAGAATGGACAAAACATTGCCCTAATCAAATACCAGATGAACTGGCCGGGCAGTGGCGACCCCTATTACACCGCTGAAGGCGGGGTGCGCCGCACTTACTATGCAGTGAATGCTGTGCCTATGCTGTTTGTCGAAGGCAAAAATGTGGCCACAAGTGCAGCTGCTGTGAATACAGCCTACCAGGCAGGCATGGCCGACCCGGCTTTCGTAAAGATTGAAGCTACCCACGAAATTCAAGGCACTTTCTTTAACGCCAATGTGCAGATTACACCTTACGTCAACCTCAACAACGCAACCATGCATGTGGTGATTGTTGAAAAGCTGACTACCGGAAACGTGGCTTCGAATGGCGAAACCTCCTTCAAGCATGTGATGATGAAAATGTGGCCCAACGCCAGCGGCACCACCCAGAATTTTGCCGCCGGCCAGACAGCCACTTTCAACATCAGCCAGAATATGGCGGGCACATTTGTTGAGGAAATGAACGACCTGGTGGCAGTAGTTTTCCTGCAGGACAACAGCAACAAATATGTGTTCCAGGCTGCCTACACCCTCGACGCCAGCCAGGTGGCTGCCACTGTGAGCTTCGATCCTGTAGCCGGCAGCACAGGCATTCCCACAAACAGCCAGCTGCATATTCACTACAATATGCCGATCGCTTTTATTGGTGGCATCCCCATCACCAACGACAATGTGGCCGCCATCATCACCCTCAAGCAGCAAAACGGACCCAACTTCCCCTTTACTGCTACTATCAACGACGAGAAAACCACCATCACCGTGACACCCACCGGGCTGCTGAACAGCTATACATGGTACGAACTGAGCATCGAAGCCGTACAGAACAACTATGGTGTGATTACCCCCGGAGCTTCTAACAATTTTGAAACAGGTATGCATGTGGGCATTGGTGAACAGTTTACCACGCTGGCGGGCATTTATCCCAACCCTGCCAACGACAACATCACCCTGCGCTATTACCTGAGCGAAAGCAGCAATGTGCAGATTCAGATTCTGGATCTGAGCGGCAAGCTGGTTCAGCAGATAGCTCATCGTACACAAGCCGCCGGCGAACACATGCAGCAAATCAACATCAGCCAGATGCCTGCGGGCGTTTACCTGGTCAGAATGCAAACACCTACGTTCGTGCAAACAGAAAGGCTTATTGTGAAATAA